TACCCGGGAAGGGGGAATAAAAATGGCGAAGGTCGTAAAAATAGCCCTGGCGGGAGAAGGTGGCCAGGGGGTGCAGTCGGTGGCGGAAATCATTGCTGAAGCGGCCAACGAAGAAGGACGGGAGGCAATTTATATCCCTAACTTTGGAGTAGAGCAGCGCGGTGGCGTTTCCATAGCCTTTTTGCAAATTGGCGATGAACCCATAGGCAGTCCTAAATTTGAAAAAGGGGACATTGTGGTGGCTCTTTCCGATAGGGCTGTTCGGCGGACCCGGCAGTATGTGGACGAAAATACTATTTTTGTTTACGACAGCAGTATAGAAGGGGTAGAGCAGGATTTACCTACTAATGCCAAAAAAATCTTAGCTATCCCTGCGCTGGAAGTGGCAAAAAAAGAGCTTCACCCCCGGGTGTTTAACGTCATTATTATGGGGGCAGTACTGGAAGCTACCCGAGTAGTTTCCATGGAACAAGCGAA
The genomic region above belongs to Carboxydothermus pertinax and contains:
- a CDS encoding 2-oxoacid:acceptor oxidoreductase family protein encodes the protein MAKVVKIALAGEGGQGVQSVAEIIAEAANEEGREAIYIPNFGVEQRGGVSIAFLQIGDEPIGSPKFEKGDIVVALSDRAVRRTRQYVDENTIFVYDSSIEGVEQDLPTNAKKILAIPALEVAKKELHPRVFNVIIMGAVLEATRVVSMEQAKKAIEKKLGYKFEKAPELRELNYKAIDRGASLVREQ